One Paenibacillus sp. FSL H7-0737 DNA segment encodes these proteins:
- a CDS encoding C40 family peptidase — translation MAFSIGGGSAFADSKMDSVISKTIGVAYKTGGTSTAGFDCSGFTTYVFKKVGLSLPRTSKAQYNVGTPVAKSKLRSGDLVFFNTLGNGVSHVGIYVGNGKFAQSSSSYGVTITSLSQSYWANRYVGAKRVMSTSSYQAIAYD, via the coding sequence ATGGCGTTCTCTATTGGTGGAGGAAGTGCCTTTGCAGATTCTAAGATGGACAGTGTTATTTCAAAGACAATTGGAGTTGCCTATAAAACCGGAGGCACTAGCACTGCCGGGTTTGACTGTTCTGGATTTACTACGTATGTATTCAAGAAGGTGGGTCTTTCTTTGCCCCGTACTTCAAAAGCTCAATATAATGTCGGAACTCCTGTAGCTAAAAGTAAATTACGTTCAGGTGACCTAGTTTTCTTTAACACATTGGGCAACGGCGTATCCCATGTCGGCATTTATGTTGGAAACGGAAAATTCGCACAATCATCATCTTCATATGGCGTGACCATCACTTCACTTAGCCAATCCTACTGGGCCAATCGCTACGTTGGTGCTAAAAGAGTAATGAGTACTTCCTCATATCAAGCTATAGCCTACGATTAA
- a CDS encoding M1 family metallopeptidase: protein MKSLSLRYIIIFATLATLVLLGGIWVYSGDNSTSSVTSFVSKEAKSSSGTAPAAAPQQTLPESAPVPAEEALSQRVVEYHIDVQLVPDTETLIASETVTWTHPGVKPVSDLYFHMYPNAFASPDTTFMKESGGTLRGDTMPENGFGSMTLTDLRTTEGTSLMQRVQFVQPDDGNVNDKTLLKVHLPQPVNGGESVTLKLQYEVQLPKIFARMGASGNFVMAGQWFPKLSVYEPMGTRGVKEEGWDLHQYHGTSEFYSDFGIFNVTIAVPSDYTVAATGFPVKNAKLKQDQKIYQFYADDVHDFAWAASPDFTVAEEAFSTPEVPGVRIKVYLDPLHKDLKERYLQAAKAALTYFSKWYGPYPYSTLSIIVPPKEGNGAGGMEYPTLITAFGATDSSPDTSLERTVVHEIGHQYFYGMVASNEFEEAWLDESFTSYAEDRLMEQEYGIKTNLPLQSSLVTKSEPLNLETWKYAGAESYSRNVYIRGKLVLKDIERQVGTKAMNSIMSTYTRKFRFQHPTTSDFQKVVEKVTKKSWQPYFEDYIYGGGAPDFSVDTITIKKNGNSDAQSYESIVKITNKGSHYVDVPIKFTFADGSATERVWSGEGAETTFQLLSDKFLLSAEVDPEHTILLENKHLNNFRLAEIEPKTLSRWTLSVTKLVETVLGTLVW from the coding sequence ATGAAGTCACTGTCATTAAGGTACATCATCATCTTTGCGACCCTGGCCACCCTCGTGCTTTTAGGAGGCATATGGGTCTATTCGGGGGATAACTCCACATCTTCTGTTACTAGCTTTGTTTCAAAAGAGGCCAAGTCCTCAAGCGGCACAGCTCCTGCAGCTGCACCACAACAGACACTGCCTGAAAGCGCCCCCGTTCCAGCAGAAGAGGCATTAAGTCAACGAGTTGTCGAGTATCACATCGATGTTCAGCTTGTTCCTGATACAGAAACCTTAATCGCTTCTGAGACGGTAACCTGGACACACCCCGGTGTAAAACCGGTAAGTGATCTATATTTTCATATGTATCCAAATGCTTTTGCTTCACCAGATACTACCTTTATGAAGGAGTCCGGGGGAACGCTCAGAGGTGACACCATGCCAGAGAACGGCTTCGGAAGTATGACTTTAACCGATTTGCGCACAACAGAAGGAACATCACTAATGCAAAGAGTGCAATTTGTACAACCCGATGATGGTAACGTCAACGATAAGACACTCCTAAAGGTACATCTCCCACAGCCGGTTAATGGTGGAGAAAGTGTCACGCTTAAACTCCAGTACGAGGTCCAGCTCCCCAAAATATTTGCCCGTATGGGCGCATCAGGCAATTTCGTGATGGCTGGGCAATGGTTCCCTAAACTTAGTGTATACGAGCCTATGGGCACACGAGGGGTTAAGGAGGAAGGCTGGGATTTGCATCAGTATCACGGCACCTCTGAGTTTTACAGCGATTTTGGCATCTTTAATGTAACGATTGCGGTTCCTTCCGACTACACGGTAGCTGCGACCGGATTTCCTGTGAAGAATGCCAAGCTAAAGCAAGATCAAAAAATATATCAGTTCTACGCTGACGATGTCCATGACTTTGCGTGGGCGGCATCCCCTGATTTTACAGTAGCCGAAGAAGCCTTCTCTACGCCAGAAGTGCCTGGTGTACGGATTAAGGTGTATCTCGATCCATTACACAAAGACTTAAAGGAACGATACCTTCAGGCCGCTAAGGCAGCTCTGACCTACTTCAGCAAATGGTATGGTCCTTATCCCTACTCGACTCTGTCTATTATCGTTCCGCCTAAGGAGGGGAATGGGGCTGGAGGAATGGAGTATCCAACACTCATTACAGCATTTGGAGCCACAGACTCTTCTCCTGACACCTCACTTGAAAGAACCGTCGTTCATGAAATTGGCCATCAATACTTTTACGGCATGGTAGCCAGCAATGAATTCGAAGAGGCTTGGCTAGATGAAAGCTTCACTTCTTATGCTGAAGACAGACTCATGGAGCAAGAATATGGCATCAAAACGAATCTCCCTCTTCAGTCCAGCTTGGTGACCAAATCAGAGCCGCTAAATTTAGAAACATGGAAATATGCCGGGGCAGAATCCTATAGCCGGAATGTGTATATTCGCGGAAAGCTAGTACTTAAGGATATTGAGCGCCAAGTAGGCACTAAGGCAATGAACAGCATCATGTCCACTTACACACGTAAATTCCGTTTCCAGCACCCCACTACGTCTGATTTTCAAAAAGTCGTTGAGAAGGTAACCAAAAAATCATGGCAGCCTTATTTCGAAGATTATATTTATGGTGGTGGTGCTCCTGATTTCTCAGTAGATACGATTACGATTAAAAAGAATGGCAACAGCGATGCTCAGAGCTATGAATCCATAGTAAAGATTACAAACAAAGGGAGCCATTACGTTGACGTTCCCATTAAATTCACATTCGCCGATGGCTCTGCTACAGAGCGGGTCTGGAGCGGTGAAGGAGCAGAGACTACCTTCCAATTGTTAAGCGATAAGTTTCTTCTCTCTGCTGAGGTTGATCCTGAGCATACCATTCTGTTAGAAAACAAGCATCTTAATAACTTCAGACTGGCGGAAATAGAGCCCAAAACGCTCTCCCGCTGGACATTAAGTGTAACTAAACTAGTTGAAACCGTGCTCGGAACTCTTGTCTGGTGA
- a CDS encoding YwhD family protein: MDNIQPEGKKQIALNIVNAKSKHKGFGAGSIELNNVSPVIIDGGEAVIDIGAMHAKSKVEKGIKFSMNREDVPNGRQVWVVWVAVDRTQDSQFYGGITACEMWIDTEARRGWKILAEHVNKLDAALKRKIDVGGLGAVEKAALKSLLISHNEAWWTASSDELKAALTE, from the coding sequence GTGGACAACATACAACCGGAGGGTAAGAAACAGATTGCCTTAAATATTGTGAATGCCAAAAGTAAACATAAAGGCTTTGGAGCGGGCTCTATAGAGCTCAATAACGTATCGCCTGTCATTATTGATGGCGGTGAAGCAGTCATTGATATTGGTGCCATGCATGCCAAGAGTAAGGTTGAAAAGGGGATTAAATTCTCCATGAACCGTGAAGATGTACCTAATGGTAGACAGGTTTGGGTAGTATGGGTAGCAGTGGACCGTACACAGGATAGTCAATTCTATGGTGGAATAACGGCCTGCGAAATGTGGATCGATACGGAAGCGCGTCGCGGTTGGAAAATTCTCGCCGAGCATGTCAATAAGTTGGATGCTGCTCTAAAACGTAAAATCGATGTGGGAGGGCTTGGCGCAGTTGAAAAAGCTGCCCTCAAATCCCTCTTGATCTCTCATAATGAGGCATGGTGGACTGCGTCCTCCGATGAGCTTAAGGCTGCACTGACCGAGTAG
- a CDS encoding AbrB/MazE/SpoVT family DNA-binding domain-containing protein: MKDTGMIRSLDSLGRIVVPAEIRMTRNIDIGDPIEFFILNDNTIILRKYTSTECTFCRSHDHVTYYKEQFICSSCLKEIADPERMSQVPEARQDFAGEVSEHSSTIRKTKTEDMCQRLEQAIEEHPYANQKELAEILGISQARVSQLKRKLSTAGKS, encoded by the coding sequence ATGAAGGATACAGGCATGATCCGGAGTTTAGACAGTCTTGGGAGAATTGTGGTTCCCGCAGAAATCCGTATGACTCGTAATATCGACATTGGTGATCCTATCGAATTTTTTATATTAAACGATAACACCATCATACTCAGGAAGTACACCTCGACAGAATGTACGTTTTGCAGAAGCCACGACCATGTCACCTACTATAAAGAGCAATTTATTTGCAGTAGCTGTCTAAAAGAAATTGCCGACCCTGAACGCATGTCTCAAGTGCCTGAGGCGCGCCAAGATTTTGCAGGCGAAGTGTCAGAACACAGCAGCACGATCCGGAAGACGAAGACAGAGGATATGTGCCAACGCCTGGAGCAGGCCATAGAAGAACATCCATATGCCAATCAGAAAGAGCTTGCTGAAATTCTTGGGATCAGTCAAGCCAGAGTAAGTCAACTCAAACGCAAACTTAGTACGGCAGGCAAATCGTAA
- a CDS encoding transglycosylase domain-containing protein, with translation MSRESTSPPKRKSRFRRLFRLLVAMIILFLLTTGALLGYLYQKDLPPIGDDVRSKLLDSRGNILATFTSDGRSREPVKLSQISPLLIEATLAVEDRKFYEHSGFDMKGMARAVLVNLEEGNRTQGASTLTQQLARNLYLSHEKTWTRKAKEALYTMQLEMKYSKDEILNMYLNNIYYGHGAYGIEAASQMYFGKSAADLDLAESTMLAGIPKGPTYYSPYNHLDNAKKRQKIILTVMANLGEITQEEAGQAVQEDLNLKPQGQKDTTVVAPYFRDYIRNLATESLNISSDELEQGGLNVYTTLDPDMQHAAEQAVDKEMDQKSDLETALVSIDPRTGYIKAMVGGKNYRTNQYNHALATTRQPGSSFKPIMYLAALSSKEMTGLSVFKSQPTMFHYDNNRKTYQPRNFGDKYLGEINMRQAIAASDNIYAVNTIMKIGADKVSEMAGKMGIDSPLQSVPSLALGTSPISPLEMAAAFAVIGNSGQKMPTTAILKITDSNGMVLYEAPQPKGEAIVEPSAAYVLTRLMEGVFETGGTGNRVASIIKRPVAGKTGTTDTDGWMVGFTPELSTAVWVGYDKGRDITTTDGRRAAPIFAEFTEKALENIPPKIFPIPDGVVSVYINPQSGKLATAACPEKELETFISGTEPTEYCDQHGKVPAVDDVQSKVDPAEESRSLWNNIKRWWLN, from the coding sequence ATGTCACGTGAATCAACGAGTCCACCCAAACGAAAAAGCCGCTTCCGCCGTTTATTTCGGCTGCTGGTAGCCATGATTATATTGTTTCTACTGACCACGGGAGCTCTGCTCGGTTACCTATACCAAAAAGATCTCCCTCCCATTGGCGACGATGTGCGCTCCAAGCTACTCGACTCCAGGGGCAATATTCTTGCCACCTTTACCTCAGACGGGCGTAGCCGTGAACCGGTCAAATTAAGTCAAATTTCTCCCCTGCTCATTGAAGCCACACTAGCCGTCGAGGACCGTAAGTTTTACGAGCATTCCGGATTTGACATGAAGGGGATGGCTCGGGCAGTGCTCGTCAATCTGGAAGAGGGAAACCGAACGCAGGGGGCTAGCACGCTAACTCAGCAGCTCGCGAGAAATCTTTATCTATCCCACGAGAAGACGTGGACGCGTAAAGCTAAAGAAGCCTTGTATACGATGCAGCTCGAGATGAAATACAGCAAAGATGAAATCTTGAACATGTATTTAAATAACATTTACTATGGCCATGGTGCCTATGGCATTGAAGCAGCCTCTCAAATGTATTTTGGTAAATCTGCAGCAGACTTAGACTTGGCAGAGAGTACCATGCTAGCTGGGATTCCAAAAGGACCAACCTATTATTCGCCGTACAATCATTTAGACAACGCTAAAAAACGACAAAAAATCATTTTGACTGTCATGGCTAATTTAGGAGAAATCACACAAGAAGAAGCGGGACAAGCTGTTCAGGAGGACTTGAACTTAAAACCACAAGGCCAGAAGGATACCACTGTGGTTGCACCCTATTTCAGAGATTATATTCGCAATCTGGCCACAGAATCTCTTAACATCAGCAGTGATGAGTTGGAACAAGGGGGACTAAATGTTTACACCACCCTGGACCCTGACATGCAGCATGCCGCAGAACAAGCAGTCGACAAAGAGATGGATCAAAAGAGTGATCTGGAGACCGCCCTTGTTTCCATCGATCCTCGCACTGGCTACATTAAAGCTATGGTCGGCGGAAAAAATTATCGTACCAACCAATACAATCATGCTCTAGCCACCACACGTCAGCCCGGCTCGTCCTTTAAGCCGATCATGTATTTAGCAGCACTCTCTTCTAAAGAGATGACTGGTCTTTCCGTTTTCAAAAGCCAGCCAACGATGTTCCATTATGATAACAATCGCAAAACCTACCAGCCTCGGAACTTCGGGGATAAGTATCTGGGCGAAATCAATATGCGACAAGCCATTGCAGCATCCGACAATATCTATGCTGTGAATACGATCATGAAGATCGGCGCAGATAAGGTGAGCGAGATGGCAGGCAAGATGGGCATTGATAGTCCGCTTCAAAGCGTGCCGTCACTGGCACTCGGTACCTCACCGATCAGTCCGCTAGAAATGGCTGCGGCATTCGCTGTTATTGGAAACAGTGGTCAGAAAATGCCAACCACAGCCATTCTAAAAATAACGGATTCCAATGGTATGGTGCTGTATGAAGCACCACAGCCAAAGGGTGAAGCCATTGTAGAGCCTTCTGCCGCCTATGTGTTGACCCGTTTAATGGAGGGAGTATTTGAGACTGGGGGGACAGGAAACCGTGTAGCTTCTATAATCAAACGTCCGGTAGCCGGCAAGACTGGAACTACGGATACAGACGGCTGGATGGTAGGCTTCACCCCCGAGCTGTCCACTGCAGTTTGGGTTGGATATGACAAGGGGCGCGACATCACAACTACCGATGGCCGACGGGCAGCTCCAATTTTCGCGGAGTTTACTGAAAAAGCGTTGGAAAATATCCCGCCTAAGATTTTTCCCATTCCAGATGGCGTAGTCAGTGTATACATCAATCCGCAATCCGGTAAGCTAGCTACAGCAGCCTGTCCCGAAAAAGAACTGGAGACTTTCATTAGTGGAACTGAGCCCACCGAATACTGTGATCAACATGGCAAAGTTCCCGCTGTCGATGATGTACAAAGCAAAGTAGATCCTGCTGAAGAAAGTCGTTCCCTGTGGAACAATATTAAACGCTGGTGGTTGAATTAA